In the genome of Cronobacter malonaticus LMG 23826, one region contains:
- a CDS encoding DUF3574 domain-containing protein — translation MMAIRKIMVSLALAATLAGCAPHAAEQAQSCAANNRMTQTTLYFGLNRPSGPVITADEWQRFVDNDVTPRFRDGLTVFDARGQWLGNDGKVAREPSKALMLIHANDGASEKGIEALRGIYKSRFAQESVMRVDENVCVQF, via the coding sequence ATGATGGCGATTCGCAAGATTATGGTTTCACTCGCGCTGGCGGCGACGCTCGCCGGTTGCGCGCCGCACGCGGCAGAACAGGCGCAGAGCTGCGCCGCAAATAACCGCATGACGCAAACCACGCTGTACTTTGGCCTCAACCGGCCCTCCGGCCCGGTGATTACCGCAGACGAGTGGCAGCGCTTTGTGGATAACGATGTCACGCCGCGTTTTCGCGACGGGCTGACGGTGTTTGACGCGCGCGGGCAGTGGCTCGGTAACGATGGCAAGGTGGCGCGGGAGCCGAGCAAGGCGCTGATGCTGATTCACGCGAATGACGGCGCGAGCGAGAAGGGGATTGAAGCCCTGCGCGGAATTTATAAATCCCGCTTTGCGCAGGAGTCGGTCATGCGCGTCGATGAGAATGTCTGCGTGCAGTTCTGA
- the efeO gene encoding iron uptake system protein EfeO, whose translation MTNQLRRSALSVTLLALISSAFAARAADIPQVKVTVNDKQCEPMTLTVNAGKTQFLILNHSQKALEWEILKGVMVVEERENIAPGFSQKMTANLEPGEYDMTCGLLSNPKGKLIVKAAGGEKAAAKSDLMSLEGAVTEYKTWVSAETAALVSGTKAFTDAVKAGDIAKAKSLYAPTRQHYERIEPIAELFSDLDGSIDAREDDYEQKAADPKFTGFHRLEKALFGDNSVKGMEQYADKLNSDVLELQKRISELAFPPGKVVGGAAGLIEEVAASKISGEEDRYSHTDLWDFQANIDGAQKIVNLLRPQLQKENAPLLAKVDANFKKVDAILAKYRTKDGFETYDKLTDADRNALKGPITSLAEDLSLLRGVLGLD comes from the coding sequence ATGACGAATCAACTTCGCCGCAGCGCGCTTTCCGTGACGCTGCTGGCGCTTATCAGCTCCGCCTTTGCCGCCCGCGCGGCGGATATTCCGCAGGTGAAAGTCACCGTAAACGACAAACAGTGCGAGCCGATGACGCTCACGGTGAACGCCGGTAAAACCCAGTTCCTCATTCTGAACCATAGCCAGAAGGCGCTGGAGTGGGAAATCCTTAAAGGGGTGATGGTCGTTGAAGAGCGCGAAAACATTGCGCCAGGCTTTAGCCAGAAGATGACCGCTAACCTGGAGCCGGGCGAATATGACATGACCTGCGGCCTGCTGAGCAACCCGAAAGGCAAGCTTATCGTCAAAGCCGCCGGTGGTGAAAAAGCGGCGGCGAAGAGCGATCTGATGTCGCTGGAAGGCGCTGTGACCGAGTATAAAACCTGGGTGAGCGCCGAAACCGCCGCGCTGGTTTCCGGCACCAAAGCGTTTACCGACGCGGTAAAAGCAGGCGATATCGCCAAAGCGAAATCCCTCTACGCGCCGACTCGCCAGCACTATGAGCGTATCGAGCCTATCGCCGAGCTGTTCTCCGATCTCGACGGCAGCATCGACGCCCGCGAAGACGATTACGAGCAGAAAGCGGCTGACCCGAAATTCACCGGCTTCCACCGTCTGGAAAAAGCGCTGTTTGGCGATAACAGCGTCAAAGGCATGGAGCAGTATGCCGACAAGCTCAACAGCGACGTGCTGGAGCTGCAAAAACGCATCAGTGAACTCGCCTTCCCGCCGGGCAAAGTCGTGGGCGGCGCGGCAGGCCTTATCGAAGAAGTGGCGGCCAGCAAAATCAGCGGTGAAGAAGATCGCTACAGCCACACCGATCTGTGGGATTTCCAGGCCAATATCGATGGCGCGCAGAAAATTGTGAATCTGCTGCGTCCGCAACTGCAAAAAGAGAACGCGCCGCTGCTCGCGAAAGTGGACGCGAACTTCAAAAAAGTGGATGCGATCCTTGCGAAGTACCGCACTAAAGACGGTTTTGAGACCTACGACAAGCTGACCGACGCTGACCGCAACGCGCTGAAAGGGCCGATTACCTCGCTTGCTGAAGATCTCTCGTTACTGCGTGGCGTGCTCGGACTGGACTAA
- the efeB gene encoding iron uptake transporter deferrochelatase/peroxidase subunit, protein MQEHDTHGVPQPARRRLLKGLGALTGALAVTGGCPVAHGAQVQSAPGTLPPDARQETQPFYGAHQAGVLTPQQASMMLAAFDVLAGNKADLERLFRLLTDRIAFLTAGGPAPQTPNPRLPPMDSGILGPVIAPDNLTITVSLGRSLFDDRYGLAPQMPKKLQKMERFPNDSLDAALCHGDLLLQICANTQDTVIHALRDIIKHTPDLLSVRWKREGFISDHAARSRGKETPVNLLGFKDGTANPDTRNAPLMDSVVWVTPDQGEPAWAVGGSYQAVRIIQFHVEFWDRTPLKEQQTIFGRDKQTGAPLGMQHEHDVPDYSKDPDGNVIALDSHIRLANPRTPQTQSSLMVRRGYSYSLGVTNSGQLDMGLLFVCYQHDLEKGFLTVQKRLNGEALEEYVKPIGGGYFFVLPGVADKSRFLADGLLKA, encoded by the coding sequence ATGCAAGAACATGATACTCACGGCGTGCCGCAACCGGCGCGCCGCCGTCTGCTGAAAGGGCTGGGCGCGCTGACCGGCGCGCTCGCGGTCACCGGCGGTTGTCCGGTGGCGCATGGCGCGCAGGTACAGAGCGCGCCCGGCACGCTTCCCCCGGATGCGCGTCAGGAGACGCAGCCGTTTTACGGCGCACATCAGGCGGGCGTGCTGACGCCACAGCAGGCGTCAATGATGCTGGCGGCCTTCGATGTGCTGGCGGGAAATAAAGCCGATCTCGAACGGCTGTTCCGTTTGCTCACCGACCGCATCGCGTTTTTAACCGCAGGCGGCCCGGCTCCGCAGACGCCGAACCCCCGTCTGCCGCCAATGGATTCCGGTATTCTGGGGCCGGTGATTGCGCCGGATAATCTGACAATCACTGTGTCGCTGGGGCGTTCTTTATTTGACGATCGCTACGGCCTTGCGCCGCAGATGCCGAAAAAGCTGCAAAAGATGGAGCGTTTCCCGAACGATTCGCTGGACGCGGCGCTGTGCCACGGCGATCTGCTCCTGCAAATCTGCGCCAATACCCAGGATACGGTGATCCATGCGCTGCGCGATATCATTAAGCATACGCCGGATCTGCTAAGCGTGCGCTGGAAGCGTGAAGGATTTATCTCCGATCACGCGGCGCGCAGCCGTGGCAAAGAGACCCCGGTGAATTTGCTCGGCTTCAAAGACGGCACCGCGAACCCGGATACCCGTAACGCGCCGTTGATGGACAGCGTGGTGTGGGTGACGCCGGATCAGGGCGAGCCCGCGTGGGCGGTGGGCGGCAGCTATCAGGCCGTGCGCATTATTCAGTTCCACGTGGAGTTCTGGGACCGCACGCCGCTCAAAGAGCAGCAGACGATTTTCGGGCGCGACAAACAGACCGGCGCGCCGCTCGGTATGCAGCATGAGCATGACGTGCCGGACTACAGTAAAGATCCTGACGGTAACGTGATTGCGCTCGACAGCCACATCCGGCTCGCGAACCCGCGCACGCCGCAGACGCAGTCCAGCCTGATGGTGCGCCGTGGCTACAGCTACTCGCTCGGCGTGACCAATTCCGGCCAGCTCGACATGGGCCTGCTGTTTGTCTGCTACCAGCACGATCTCGAAAAGGGATTTTTAACGGTGCAGAAGCGGCTTAACGGCGAGGCGCTGGAGGAGTATGTGAAGCCCATCGGCGGCGGTTATTTCTTTGTGCTGCCGGGTGTTGCGGATAAATCCCGCTTCCTTGCAGACGGCCTGCTGAAAGCCTGA
- a CDS encoding NupC/NupG family nucleoside CNT transporter, translated as MTTILHFIFAVVAILLLAWLASFDRKKIRLRYILQLIVIEAALAWFFLHAQAGLLVIQSIAGAFSSLLHFAAQGTDFVFGGMSQKGLAFVFLGVLCPIVFISALIGILQHWRILPVFIRVIGTLLSKVNGMGKLESFNAVSSLILGQSENFIAYKGVLADLSSRRLFTMAATAMSTVSLSIVGAYMLMIEAKYVVAALVLNLFSTFIILSVINPTRPQDEPEVKLEKLHESQSFFEMLGEYILAGFKVAMIILAMLIGFIAIISAVNALFLTLFGQSFQQLLGYVFYPLAWLIGIPAQDALTAGGIMATKLVANEFVAMIELQKIAATLSPRGLGILSVFLVSFANFASIGIVAGAIKGLNEQQGNAVSRFGLRLVYGATLVSLLSAAFAGLVL; from the coding sequence ATGACAACCATACTGCATTTTATTTTCGCCGTGGTGGCGATCCTCCTGCTCGCGTGGCTTGCAAGCTTTGACCGTAAAAAGATCCGCCTGCGTTATATTCTTCAGCTGATTGTGATTGAAGCGGCGCTCGCCTGGTTCTTTCTGCATGCGCAGGCCGGGCTGCTGGTTATCCAGTCGATTGCCGGCGCGTTCTCCTCGCTGCTGCACTTCGCGGCCCAGGGCACCGATTTCGTCTTCGGCGGCATGAGCCAGAAAGGCCTCGCGTTTGTGTTTCTCGGCGTGCTTTGCCCTATCGTATTTATCTCCGCGCTCATCGGCATTCTGCAACACTGGCGCATTCTGCCGGTTTTTATTCGCGTCATCGGTACGCTGCTGTCGAAAGTTAACGGCATGGGTAAGCTGGAATCCTTTAACGCTGTCAGTTCGCTGATCCTCGGCCAGTCGGAAAACTTCATCGCCTATAAAGGCGTACTGGCGGATCTCTCCTCGCGTCGGCTGTTTACGATGGCGGCGACCGCCATGTCCACCGTTTCGCTCTCTATTGTTGGCGCGTATATGTTGATGATTGAGGCGAAATATGTGGTGGCGGCGCTGGTGCTTAACCTCTTCAGCACGTTCATTATTCTCTCGGTTATTAACCCGACGCGCCCGCAGGATGAACCGGAAGTGAAGCTCGAAAAGCTGCATGAATCACAAAGCTTTTTCGAGATGCTCGGCGAGTACATCCTGGCGGGCTTTAAAGTGGCGATGATTATTCTCGCGATGCTGATTGGCTTTATCGCCATTATCAGCGCGGTGAATGCGCTATTCCTGACGCTGTTCGGCCAGAGCTTCCAGCAACTGCTGGGCTACGTGTTTTACCCGCTCGCCTGGCTTATCGGGATTCCGGCGCAGGATGCCCTGACGGCGGGCGGCATTATGGCCACCAAGCTGGTCGCCAATGAGTTCGTGGCGATGATCGAGCTGCAAAAAATCGCCGCAACGCTCTCCCCGCGCGGTCTCGGTATTCTGTCGGTCTTCCTGGTGTCGTTTGCCAACTTCGCGTCCATCGGCATTGTGGCCGGGGCGATTAAGGGGCTGAATGAACAGCAGGGCAACGCGGTGTCACGCTTTGGCCTGCGCCTGGTCTATGGCGCGACGCTGGTGAGTTTACTCTCCGCGGCCTTCGCCGGGCTGGTGCTGTAA
- the efeU gene encoding iron uptake transporter permease EfeU — translation MFVPFLIMLREGLEAALIVSLIASYLKRTQRGNWLGVMWAGVFLAAALCLGLGIFINETTGEFPQKEQELFEGLVATVAVVILTWMVFWMRKVSRNVKGELEQAVDRALKRPGGHGWALIMMVFFAVAREGLESVFFLLAAFGQDVGIWPPLGAMLGLATAVVLGFLLYWGGIRLNLGAFFRWTSLFILLVAAGLAAGAIRAFHEAGLWNHFQAVAFDFSNVLSTHSLTGTLLEGIFGYQEAPTVSEVAVWFIYLIPALAFYALPARAGARVSGNA, via the coding sequence ATGTTTGTTCCTTTTCTGATTATGCTGCGTGAAGGCCTTGAAGCAGCGCTCATCGTCAGCCTTATCGCGAGCTATCTTAAACGCACCCAGCGCGGCAACTGGCTTGGCGTAATGTGGGCGGGCGTGTTTCTCGCCGCCGCCCTCTGCCTGGGCCTCGGTATTTTTATCAATGAAACTACCGGCGAGTTCCCGCAAAAAGAGCAGGAGCTGTTTGAAGGGCTTGTGGCGACGGTCGCCGTCGTGATCCTCACCTGGATGGTGTTCTGGATGCGTAAAGTCTCCCGCAATGTGAAAGGCGAGCTGGAGCAGGCCGTGGATCGCGCGCTGAAACGCCCCGGCGGTCACGGCTGGGCGCTCATAATGATGGTGTTTTTCGCGGTCGCGCGCGAGGGCCTGGAATCGGTCTTCTTCCTGCTGGCGGCGTTTGGCCAGGATGTTGGCATCTGGCCGCCGCTCGGCGCGATGCTGGGCCTGGCGACCGCCGTGGTGCTCGGTTTCCTGCTCTACTGGGGCGGCATTCGCCTTAATCTCGGCGCGTTTTTCCGCTGGACCAGCCTCTTTATTCTGCTCGTTGCCGCAGGGCTCGCGGCGGGCGCCATTCGCGCGTTTCATGAAGCCGGTCTGTGGAACCACTTTCAGGCCGTGGCGTTTGATTTCAGCAATGTGCTCTCCACGCACTCGCTCACCGGCACGCTGCTGGAAGGCATTTTCGGCTACCAGGAAGCGCCGACCGTCAGCGAAGTGGCGGTATGGTTTATCTATCTGATCCCGGCGCTGGCGTTTTATGCGCTGCCTGCCCGCGCCGGTGCGCGCGTCTCCGGGAACGCCTGA
- the putP gene encoding sodium/proline symporter PutP — protein sequence MTTSTPMLVTFIIYILGMILIGFIAWRSTKNFDDYILGGRSLGSVVTALSAGASDMSGWLLMGLPGAVFLSGISESWIAIGLTLGAWINWKLVAGRLRVHTEHNNNALTLPDYFTGRFEDNSRLLRIISALVILLFFTIYCASGIVAGARLFESTFGMSYETALWAGAAATILYTFIGGFLAVSWTDTVQASLMIFALILTPVIVIFAVGGLDDSLAVIKQKSIENIDMLKGLNLVAIISLMGWGLGYFGQPHILARFMAADSHHTIVNARRISMTWMILCLAGAVAVGFFGIAYFNEHPDQAAAVNQNGERVFIELAQILFNPWIAGILLSAILAAVMSTLSCQLLVCSSAITEDLYKAFLRKGASQKELVWVGRMMVLVVALVAIALAANPENRVLGLVSYAWAGFGAAFGPVVLFSVMWSRMTRNGALAGMIIGAVTVIVWKQFAWFNLYEIIPGFIFASLGIVVVSLMGKAPSASMQARFEKADEEYHTPAPSKLRAS from the coding sequence ATGACGACGAGTACACCGATGCTGGTGACTTTCATTATTTATATTTTGGGGATGATACTGATTGGGTTTATTGCGTGGCGCTCCACCAAAAACTTTGATGACTACATTCTCGGCGGGCGCAGTCTCGGGAGCGTGGTGACCGCGCTTTCTGCGGGCGCGTCGGATATGTCTGGCTGGCTGTTGATGGGCCTGCCGGGCGCGGTGTTTCTCTCCGGGATCTCCGAAAGCTGGATCGCCATCGGCCTGACGCTGGGCGCCTGGATCAACTGGAAGCTCGTGGCGGGGCGTCTGCGCGTTCACACCGAGCACAACAATAACGCCCTGACGTTACCGGATTATTTCACCGGCCGTTTTGAAGATAACAGCCGCCTGCTGCGGATAATCTCGGCGCTGGTGATTTTACTGTTCTTCACCATCTACTGCGCTTCAGGCATCGTGGCGGGCGCGCGCCTGTTTGAAAGCACCTTCGGTATGAGTTATGAAACCGCGCTCTGGGCGGGTGCCGCGGCGACCATTCTTTACACCTTTATTGGTGGGTTCCTGGCGGTGAGCTGGACCGATACCGTACAGGCGAGCCTGATGATTTTCGCGTTGATCCTGACGCCGGTGATTGTGATTTTCGCGGTCGGCGGGCTGGACGATTCGCTGGCGGTTATCAAGCAGAAGAGCATCGAAAATATCGATATGCTCAAGGGCCTGAACCTGGTGGCGATAATTTCGCTGATGGGCTGGGGACTGGGCTACTTCGGCCAGCCGCATATTCTGGCGCGCTTTATGGCGGCGGATTCTCACCACACCATCGTCAACGCGCGTCGCATCTCCATGACCTGGATGATCCTCTGCCTCGCGGGCGCGGTGGCCGTTGGTTTCTTCGGCATCGCCTACTTTAACGAGCATCCTGACCAGGCGGCCGCGGTGAACCAGAACGGCGAGCGCGTGTTTATTGAACTGGCGCAGATCCTCTTTAACCCGTGGATTGCTGGTATCCTGCTGTCGGCAATTCTGGCGGCGGTGATGTCAACGCTGAGCTGCCAACTGCTGGTCTGCTCCAGCGCCATTACCGAAGACCTCTACAAAGCGTTCCTGCGTAAAGGCGCGAGCCAGAAAGAGCTGGTGTGGGTCGGGCGTATGATGGTGCTGGTGGTGGCGCTGGTCGCCATTGCGCTGGCGGCGAACCCGGAAAACCGCGTGCTGGGCCTGGTGAGCTACGCGTGGGCGGGCTTTGGCGCGGCCTTTGGCCCGGTGGTGCTGTTCTCGGTAATGTGGTCCCGCATGACGCGCAACGGCGCGCTGGCCGGCATGATCATCGGCGCGGTGACGGTTATCGTCTGGAAACAGTTCGCATGGTTTAACCTCTACGAAATCATTCCGGGCTTTATCTTCGCAAGCCTCGGTATCGTGGTGGTGAGCCTGATGGGCAAAGCGCCGTCGGCCTCTATGCAGGCGCGCTTTGAAAAAGCGGACGAGGAGTATCACACGCCCGCGCCGTCTAAGCTTCGCGCCAGCTAA
- the phoH gene encoding phosphate starvation-inducible protein PhoH, translating into MGRQKAVIKARREARRVLRRDSRSHRQREEESVTTLVQMSGVEAIGMARDSRDNAPIVARTDAQAHYLEAIESKQLIFATGEAGCGKTFISAAKAAEALIHKDVDRIIVTRPVLQADEDLGFLPGDISEKFAPYFRPVYDVLVRRLGASFMQYCLRPEIGKVEIAPFAYMRGRTFENAVVILDEAQNVTAAQMKMFLTRLGENVTVIVNGDITQCDLPAGVQSGLSDALARFEEDEMIGIVRFGKADCVRSALCQRTLNAYD; encoded by the coding sequence ATGGGAAGACAGAAAGCAGTGATCAAAGCTCGTCGTGAAGCAAGACGCGTTCTCAGACGAGATTCACGCAGCCACCGGCAGCGTGAAGAGGAATCGGTCACCACGCTTGTGCAAATGAGTGGCGTTGAAGCAATCGGCATGGCGCGGGACAGCCGCGATAACGCGCCGATTGTCGCTCGTACCGACGCTCAGGCGCATTATCTTGAGGCTATTGAGAGCAAACAGCTGATATTCGCCACCGGTGAAGCCGGATGCGGCAAAACGTTTATCAGCGCGGCGAAAGCCGCTGAGGCCCTGATTCACAAGGATGTCGACAGGATAATTGTCACCCGCCCGGTTCTGCAGGCCGATGAAGATCTCGGCTTCCTGCCCGGCGATATCTCTGAGAAGTTCGCCCCGTATTTCCGCCCGGTGTATGACGTGCTGGTGCGCCGTCTTGGTGCTTCCTTCATGCAATATTGCCTGCGCCCGGAAATCGGGAAAGTTGAGATTGCGCCGTTCGCCTATATGCGCGGACGTACCTTTGAAAACGCCGTCGTGATTCTGGACGAGGCCCAGAATGTGACAGCCGCGCAGATGAAGATGTTTTTAACCCGCCTCGGGGAGAACGTGACCGTGATAGTCAATGGCGACATCACCCAGTGCGATTTGCCGGCGGGCGTGCAGTCCGGCCTGAGCGACGCGCTGGCGCGTTTTGAGGAAGATGAGATGATTGGCATCGTGCGGTTCGGTAAAGCCGATTGCGTACGCTCCGCGCTCTGCCAGCGGACGCTTAACGCTTACGATTAA